DNA from Nitrospina gracilis Nb-211:
CCATGCGGCTCGGCGGACTGCCCTCTTCGCGCCGCCAGTGCCCGGCAAGCGGATTGCTCTCCGCTTCCAGTTTGCCGAAGGTGCGGCGCAGGGTTTCCGGATCGCGAAAACGCGCTTCGAACAACAATCGGTTGGCTTCGAAAAAGTTGGCGGTCAGGCGCGCCGATTCGTTTTGCAGGCTCCACACTTCGTAACCCACGCCGGCGAGCGCCACCAGGGGAAGGATCAGCAACGCCAGGTAACCGCCCGCCAGTCCCGCCCGTTTCCGCGCCAGCACCAGCGATGCGCCGCCGACGATGTGACCCAGCAATGCTATGAGAATGACGATGAAGATATCGACGCGGATGGGACCGGACACCGTCGGGCCCCACACGAAAGTCATGAACACTTCGTAGCCGGTGAGCAGGACGCCCAGCGCCGCGGCGGCGATCAGGCCCTTGCGCGCGCCTTTTGCCGTCCACGCGGGAAACGCGTAAAGCAGGAGGCTCACGATCGCCGTCCAGTAAAATATCAAAAACGCGTTCACGTCCACTCCTGTTGGTTGTGCGGTTCAAGAACGATCATTATGCCATACTGGATCAATGCGCTCTCTTCCACTTGCGGCGCACAAAGAATTTACCGATCTCGATCACCGGCACCACGGTGAACGCCACCCCGATCACGACCGCCCATTCCTGCATGCTCATCGTGTATGTGCCGAACACCTGTTCCAGAACCGGAACGTGGAATATCAGCGACAACAGGACCAGTTCCCACAACACCGCAAGGTTCAGCCACTTGTTTGAAAGAGGGTGGCGGAACGCGGAAAAGCGGTCGGAGCGGAAGTTGTATGCGTTGAACAATTGAATGATCACCAGAGAGAGAAAGGTCATCGCCATGGCCTGCTCCACGGTGCGTTCGGTGTGGAGCGCCCAGGCAAACAGACCAAAGTTTGCGGCGGCGATCCAGACACCACTCAACAACATCAGCGTCAGCACCGGCGGCGTGAAGACGCCGGTATTGGGATCGCGCGGTGGACGCCGCATGAGATCGTCTTCCGGTGGATCGACACTGAGCGCCAGCGCGGGCAGGCCATCGGTCGCCAGGTTGACGTATAAAATCTGCACCGCCGAAAGCGGCAGGGGCAGGCCCGTCAGCACGGCGGCGCTGATGAGGCCGATCTCGCCAATATTCGACGACAGCAGGTACATGAGAAATTTTTTGATGTTGCCGAAGATGCCGCGTCCTTCCTCCACCGCGCCGACGATCGAGGCAAAATTGTCGTCGGTGAGCGTCATGTCCGCCGCCTCGCGGCTGACATCGGTGCCGGTGATGCCCATCGCCACCCCCACGTCCGCCTGCTTGAGTGCCGGTGCATCGTTGACGCCGTCGCCCGTCATCGCCACAATGTGCCCCCGCTTCTGCAACGCATCCACCACGCGCAGTTTGTGTTCCGGCGACACACGCGCATAGACGTCGATTTGTTCCACGCGTTGCTCCAGTTCGCTCTCGGTCATACTTTCCACTTCCGCGCCGGTCACGATTTTGCCGTTGGCAAGCAGACCCAGCTCGCGCGCCACCGCCTGCGCTGTCTGCGGATGGTCGCCGGTGATCATGACGGGCCGAATGCCGGCGGAGATGCAGGTGCGGATGGCCTCCGCCGCTTCCGTGCGCGGCGGATCGATCATCCCCGCCAGGCCGAGAAACGTCATGTCTTCCTCCACATGGTCGAGCGAGGCGTCGCGCTTGCAGGCAATCGCCAGAACACGTAATGCCTCGCCAGCCATGTCCTGCGCCGCGGCGCGAAGCTGTTCCCGGTCCGCCTCCTGCATCGGGCGGTCGCCGGTGGGTGTTGCAAGGTAGGCGCAGGCGGAAATCAGGATTTCCGGCGCGCCTTTGGAGTAGGCAATGGTCCCGCCTTCCGGATCGCGGTGCAGGGTGGTCATGCGTTTGCGCTCGGAAGTGAAGGGAATTTCCTGGATGCGCGGCCAGTGCGATTCCAGTTCCACGTGCCGAAACCCCGCTTTCTCCGCCAGCACCACCAGCGCGCCTTCCGTCGCATCGCCTTTGATATGCGAGGTCCCGTCTTCCCGGAGCAGCCGGGCATCCGAGGCCAGCGCCCCGCCGCGTAAAAATTCCAGAAGCGGTCCTTCCAGCTTCGCTTCCCTGCCGTCCACAAACAACCCGCCTGTCGGATCGTATCCCGATCCCGTCACCTCGTACCATTCGCCCGCCACCCGGATTTTGCGCACCATCATTTCATCCCGCGTGAGGGTACCGGTTTTGTCGGAACAGATCACCGACGTACTGCCCAGCGTCTCCACTGTGGGCAGATGGCGGATGAGCGCGTTGCGTTTCGACATGCGTTGCACGCCGAGCGCGAGCGAGATGGTGACCACGGCGGGCAGGGCCTCCGGCACCACCGCAACAGCGAGTGCGATGCCGAACAGGAACATGTCCAACAGCGGCGACCCGCGAAGCACGCCCAGTAGGACGATGATCACCACCACCGCCAAAGCCGCCCACGCCAGCACGCGGCCGACGCGGTCGAGGTTCTTCTGAAGAGGGGTTTCGGTGTCCTCCACCGTTTTCAGCATGCGGGTGATTTTGCCGAACTCGGTGTTCATGCCCGTCGCCACCGCCAGCACGCGGCCGCGCCCATAGGTGACGGTGGTGCCGGAAAACACCATGTTTATGCGATCGCCTATGGGGAGAGCGTCGTCATTCAAAGGCGTGGATACTTTTTCCACCGGCAGGGATTCGCCGGTCAACGCCGCTTCATCGGTTTTCAGGTTCACCGTCTCCACGATGCGCGCATCGGCGGGTACTTTGTCTCCCATGCTGAGCAAAAGGAGATCGCCCGGCACCACTTCACGCGCGGGGATTTCCTTTTCAATACCGTCGCGGAGAACGTGCGCCACCGGAGCGGCCATCTTCTTCAACGCCTCGATGGCCCGTTCGGCGCGGAACTCCTGGATGAATCCGAGCAGAATCGCGAACAGCACGATCACGCCGATGGCCACAGACTCAACGACCTCACCCAGAAAAGCGGAGAGGGTAATGGCCACCAGCAGAATGACGATCAGAATGTTTTTGAACTGGTTGGCAAAGACGGTCCAAGCGGAGACGTGGTCGGCGGCGGCCAGCTCGTTGAGCCCAAACTTGTGAAGGCGTTGGGCCGCTTCCTTTGCGGACAACCCGGAAGCATCACTGGCAAGACCTTCATAAACACGATCCAGCGTATGAGAATGCCAGTTTTCAGTAGCCCCCATAGGCAACTCGAACGATTGGTTGGAATTTTATGATACCGATTCCTGAAGAAAAATGCCAAGCAATCGTTTTCCGCCTGCCCGCAGCGCGGGCAAAAGTACTTTTCTTTTTCAAACTGGATTTTTACAAGCGAGGCGTTATACATTCAAACATCGTGCAAGCGTACGTTGGAAATCCTGCAAACCGACAAGAGGAGGGACGAAGCCAATGACCGATTCGATTTTGGAACACCTGGGTCCGCTGGCGCCGCTGGCGGGAACCTGGGAGGGCACGAAGGGGGACGACACCGCGCCTTCCGATGACCGGGGCGTGGAAAAGAATCTGTTTCGCGAGCGCATCACGTTTGAGCCGATCAAGCCGCCCAACAACCACGAGCAACAACTGTACGGATTGCGTTACGCCACCACCGCGTGGCGGCTGGAGGAGGAAAGCCCGTTTCACGAGGAACGCGGGTACTGGTTGTGGGATGGAGATGCCAGGCAGGTTCTGCGTTGTTTCACCATTCCCCGCGGCATGAACGTGCTCGCCGGAGGCACGGCGGAAGCGGACGCCAAATCGTTCGAAATGGTCGCGGAGGTGGGATCGCCCACGTACGGCATCTCTTCCAACCGCTTTCTGGATGAAGAGTTCAAAACCGTGCGCTACGAGTTGAAAGTGGTCGTCCACAGCAACGACAACTGGAGCTACGAGGAAGACACGCAGATCCAGATCAAGGGCCAAAGCGAATTGTTTCATCACATCGACAAAAACACCTTGAGCCGGGTGAAGTTGTGACGGCAAAAAAAAACCGGCGGGGTGGAAACCCCGCCGGTTCGAAAGTGGTCCGTTATGTTATCTCGGCTGAACCTTGGTGGCCTGCGGGCCTTTCGGGCTCTGGCCTGCCTCGAACTCCACCGTCTGACCGTCGGTCAGCGTCTTGAAGCCATCCCCTTGAATCTCCGAAAAATGTACAAAGTAATCTTTGCCATCTTCGGACTCGATGAAACCATAACCTTTGCTTTCATTAAACCACTTTACGGTGCCTTTTGACATACTCTTGCTTCTCCAGTTGGTGCGCACGCCTCGCCGGTGAGGTTCGGCTCGTTACGCACCGATTTTTATTGGGGTTGTTCATTCAAAGGGTGCTTCGTGGACAGCCTGCAGATACAAAAAAACCATCCCTAGGGATGGCCGCTTGGAAAAAACCCACTGGTGTTTACTCTGTCTCATCCCCGAGCGCGGATTCACAAAACCCGCAACCCGTTGACTTGCGTCAACCCTCATTGTCCCTATCAAGGTAACATGGTTTTTTTTTAAAAGATATCGAAAAAAACAAGTCCAGCCGGTTCCTCACCATTCTTCTTTCCCCAATGAAACACGCGCATGGGGGGCAGATTTCGCCATTCCCCGGCCGTCCACACCCGTCCGCGACGGGCGGCCGGGACAGGGCTACCACCCGGCGGCTCACATGGTGAGCCACAGACCGCCCTTCCGGGGCCCGGTTGCCCGCCACGGTGGCCAAAACCCGGCTCCCG
Protein-coding regions in this window:
- a CDS encoding cation-translocating P-type ATPase — protein: MGATENWHSHTLDRVYEGLASDASGLSAKEAAQRLHKFGLNELAAADHVSAWTVFANQFKNILIVILLVAITLSAFLGEVVESVAIGVIVLFAILLGFIQEFRAERAIEALKKMAAPVAHVLRDGIEKEIPAREVVPGDLLLLSMGDKVPADARIVETVNLKTDEAALTGESLPVEKVSTPLNDDALPIGDRINMVFSGTTVTYGRGRVLAVATGMNTEFGKITRMLKTVEDTETPLQKNLDRVGRVLAWAALAVVVIIVLLGVLRGSPLLDMFLFGIALAVAVVPEALPAVVTISLALGVQRMSKRNALIRHLPTVETLGSTSVICSDKTGTLTRDEMMVRKIRVAGEWYEVTGSGYDPTGGLFVDGREAKLEGPLLEFLRGGALASDARLLREDGTSHIKGDATEGALVVLAEKAGFRHVELESHWPRIQEIPFTSERKRMTTLHRDPEGGTIAYSKGAPEILISACAYLATPTGDRPMQEADREQLRAAAQDMAGEALRVLAIACKRDASLDHVEEDMTFLGLAGMIDPPRTEAAEAIRTCISAGIRPVMITGDHPQTAQAVARELGLLANGKIVTGAEVESMTESELEQRVEQIDVYARVSPEHKLRVVDALQKRGHIVAMTGDGVNDAPALKQADVGVAMGITGTDVSREAADMTLTDDNFASIVGAVEEGRGIFGNIKKFLMYLLSSNIGEIGLISAAVLTGLPLPLSAVQILYVNLATDGLPALALSVDPPEDDLMRRPPRDPNTGVFTPPVLTLMLLSGVWIAAANFGLFAWALHTERTVEQAMAMTFLSLVIIQLFNAYNFRSDRFSAFRHPLSNKWLNLAVLWELVLLSLIFHVPVLEQVFGTYTMSMQEWAVVIGVAFTVVPVIEIGKFFVRRKWKRAH
- a CDS encoding heme-binding beta-barrel domain-containing protein codes for the protein MTDSILEHLGPLAPLAGTWEGTKGDDTAPSDDRGVEKNLFRERITFEPIKPPNNHEQQLYGLRYATTAWRLEEESPFHEERGYWLWDGDARQVLRCFTIPRGMNVLAGGTAEADAKSFEMVAEVGSPTYGISSNRFLDEEFKTVRYELKVVVHSNDNWSYEEDTQIQIKGQSELFHHIDKNTLSRVKL
- a CDS encoding cold-shock protein; amino-acid sequence: MSKGTVKWFNESKGYGFIESEDGKDYFVHFSEIQGDGFKTLTDGQTVEFEAGQSPKGPQATKVQPR